One segment of Chloroflexota bacterium DNA contains the following:
- a CDS encoding citrate synthase — protein MSAPTNTLTVVDNRTGKSYSLAIADGAIKANDLRQIKTGPDDFGLMAYDPAFMNTASTRSAITFIDGDKGILRYRGYPIDQLAEKSTYLEVAYLILFGELPTKAQYDKWEYEIKHHTFVHENVKQLMETFRYNAHPMGMFISTIAALSTFYPEANKIADAENRLHQITRLIAKTPTIAAWSYRHSLGFPYVYPDNDLSFTGNFLNMMFKMGELKYQPNPALERALDVLFILHADHEQNCGTNAMRGIGSSHVDPYSSMAGAAAALYGPLHGGANEEVLKMLTEIGDVKNIPPFIEKVKKGEGRLMGFGHRVYKNYDPRAKIIKTAADAVFEVTGRNRLLDIAIELEQIALKDDYFIARKLYPNVDFYSGIIYQAMGLPTSMFTVLFAIPRTVGWLTQWQELVTDPEQKIARPRQIYTGHDTRDYTPMHKR, from the coding sequence ATGTCTGCGCCGACCAACACGTTGACGGTCGTTGATAACCGAACCGGCAAGTCCTACTCGTTAGCGATCGCCGACGGCGCTATCAAGGCCAACGATCTGCGCCAGATCAAAACGGGGCCCGACGATTTTGGCTTGATGGCGTACGATCCGGCATTCATGAACACGGCCTCGACTCGCAGCGCGATCACCTTTATCGACGGCGATAAGGGTATCCTGCGCTACCGGGGCTACCCGATCGACCAACTGGCCGAGAAGAGCACTTACCTCGAAGTTGCCTACCTCATCCTCTTCGGCGAACTGCCGACCAAAGCACAATACGACAAGTGGGAATACGAGATCAAGCATCACACCTTCGTGCACGAGAACGTCAAGCAGTTGATGGAGACGTTCCGCTACAACGCGCACCCGATGGGGATGTTCATCAGCACGATCGCGGCGCTGTCGACGTTCTACCCTGAGGCGAACAAGATCGCCGACGCGGAGAACCGCCTGCACCAGATCACCCGGCTGATTGCCAAGACACCGACCATCGCGGCATGGTCGTACCGGCACAGCCTCGGCTTCCCATACGTCTATCCCGACAACGATCTGTCGTTCACGGGCAATTTCCTGAACATGATGTTCAAGATGGGCGAGTTGAAGTACCAGCCGAACCCGGCGTTGGAGCGCGCGCTCGACGTGCTATTCATCCTGCATGCCGACCACGAGCAGAACTGCGGCACCAACGCCATGCGCGGCATCGGCTCGTCGCACGTGGACCCGTACTCCTCCATGGCCGGCGCGGCGGCGGCGCTGTATGGGCCGCTGCACGGCGGCGCCAACGAGGAAGTGCTGAAGATGCTGACCGAGATCGGCGACGTAAAGAATATCCCGCCGTTCATCGAGAAGGTCAAGAAGGGCGAGGGCCGCCTGATGGGCTTCGGGCACCGCGTGTACAAGAACTATGATCCGCGCGCGAAGATCATCAAGACGGCGGCCGACGCCGTGTTTGAAGTGACCGGCCGCAATCGCCTGCTCGACATCGCCATCGAGCTCGAGCAGATCGCGCTGAAAGACGATTACTTCATCGCGCGCAAACTGTACCCGAATGTGGACTTCTACTCGGGGATCATCTACCAGGCGATGGGCCTGCCGACCTCGATGTTCACCGTGCTCTTCGCGATCCCGCGCACGGTGGGTTGGCTGACGCAGTGGCAGGAACTGGTCACCGACCCGGAGCAGAAGATCGCGCGGCCGCGCCAGATCTATACCGGCCACGACACCCGCGACTACACGCCGATGCACAAGCGGTAA
- a CDS encoding MFS transporter, which produces MAANGLQRLIEQRAGELKTFESLRNDNFRLLWTGNLATQAGSFINTVTVGWLVYEKTQSAGWLGISGFVSGIPMLLFSLVGGVMADRLNRHRVMLFNQMVGMLVSLAFVALLAFDIVEIWHILALSFILGITSSINVPVRQAMVPTLVGRENVVNALALHSVGLNTMRIVGPSLAGVLIATIGPVGCFVVQAAGFIWAFINVLQMKVPPQAPVDRKVSPLRTLTDGLAYVAGDKVLFWILAVVALPTFFVFPYQQMLPLFAEKVLAVGPTGLGMLTSAVGIGALTSALAVASFGNMRGKGRLLMFGLILYPLFIGLFALSPWFAGSLVALLFAGMSWSIASAIAQSLLQTLSKPQYAGRVMSVFAVTWGLQPIGNLAVGGVADAVGAPTALAAGCVIALVLTLALFARQARLRQLV; this is translated from the coding sequence ATGGCAGCCAACGGACTCCAGCGTCTGATCGAGCAGCGCGCGGGGGAGCTCAAGACGTTTGAGTCCCTGCGCAACGACAACTTTCGCCTGCTGTGGACCGGCAATCTGGCCACGCAGGCTGGATCGTTCATCAACACAGTGACCGTCGGTTGGCTGGTATACGAAAAGACCCAGTCGGCCGGCTGGCTCGGCATCAGCGGGTTCGTCAGCGGCATCCCGATGTTGCTGTTCTCGCTCGTTGGCGGCGTGATGGCCGACCGGCTGAATCGCCATCGCGTGATGCTCTTCAACCAGATGGTCGGCATGCTGGTCTCGCTGGCGTTTGTCGCGCTGCTCGCGTTCGACATTGTCGAGATCTGGCACATCCTGGCGCTGTCGTTCATTCTCGGCATCACCAGCTCGATCAATGTGCCGGTACGCCAGGCGATGGTGCCGACGCTGGTCGGCCGCGAAAATGTCGTGAACGCGCTGGCGCTGCACTCGGTCGGGCTGAACACCATGCGCATCGTTGGCCCGTCGCTGGCCGGCGTGCTGATCGCCACGATCGGCCCGGTCGGCTGCTTCGTGGTGCAGGCGGCCGGCTTTATCTGGGCGTTCATCAACGTACTTCAGATGAAGGTGCCGCCGCAGGCGCCGGTCGATCGCAAGGTCAGTCCACTGCGCACCCTGACCGACGGCCTGGCCTACGTGGCCGGCGACAAGGTGCTCTTCTGGATTCTGGCGGTCGTGGCGCTGCCAACCTTCTTTGTGTTCCCCTACCAGCAGATGCTGCCGTTGTTTGCGGAAAAAGTGCTCGCGGTGGGGCCTACCGGTCTCGGCATGCTGACATCGGCCGTCGGCATCGGCGCGCTGACCAGCGCGCTGGCCGTCGCCAGCTTCGGCAACATGCGAGGCAAGGGGCGCCTGCTGATGTTCGGTCTGATACTGTATCCACTGTTCATCGGGCTGTTTGCCCTATCGCCGTGGTTCGCGGGCAGCCTCGTCGCGCTGCTCTTTGCCGGTATGTCATGGTCGATCGCCAGCGCCATCGCGCAGTCGCTGCTCCAGACGCTGAGCAAACCGCAGTACGCCGGGCGTGTGATGAGCGTGTTCGCCGTCACCTGGGGCCTGCAGCCGATCGGCAATCTGGCGGTCGGCGGCGTGGCGGATGCGGTTGGCGCGCCGACTGCGCTGGCGGCCGGCTGCGTCATTGCCCTGGTTTTGACGCTGGCGCTGTTTGCCCGGCAGGCGCGGCTGCGCCAGCTGGTATGA
- a CDS encoding aspartate aminotransferase family protein yields MPAPSNGKLLPRDVTRLYPRIVRGEGCAIYDETGKRYLDAIAGIAVVNIGHGRAQVAEALAAQAQTLSYVQSSIFENRPALELAERVGRVAPAGLNSAFFVSGGSEATETAIKLARQYHVERGDPSRYIMISRWQSYHGGTLGALSLSGIIGRREKFAPLLLDFPHIPECNCYRCPFNLTHPSCGIRCAHELETAIKRAGARNVAAFIAEPIVGAAAGATTPPAEYFGIIREICDRYGILFIADEVITGFGRTGRNFGIEHWGVTPDIITSAKGLSGGYAPLGAVLAHDRVRDAFAQAGAAFVHGYTMSSNPLAAAVGVAVLDIIEGERLVERVAALEAGFFARGRSLLKHRTVGEVRGKGLLMGIELVRDQHTKEPFPPGQRANAQLAAIALRCGLVIYPGGGTADGVNGDHFLLCPPFTISTVELDELFGKLDESLTEFEQSL; encoded by the coding sequence ATGCCCGCCCCATCCAACGGCAAACTGCTGCCGCGCGACGTCACCAGACTGTACCCGCGCATTGTGCGCGGCGAAGGCTGCGCCATCTACGACGAGACCGGCAAGCGCTACCTCGACGCCATCGCCGGCATCGCCGTCGTCAACATCGGCCACGGCCGCGCACAGGTGGCCGAGGCGTTAGCAGCGCAGGCGCAGACGCTGTCTTACGTACAGTCGTCCATCTTCGAGAACCGTCCGGCACTGGAACTGGCCGAGCGTGTCGGTCGCGTTGCGCCAGCCGGCCTCAATTCGGCATTCTTCGTGTCCGGCGGCTCCGAGGCCACCGAGACGGCGATCAAGCTCGCGCGCCAGTATCACGTCGAGCGCGGCGATCCGTCGCGCTACATCATGATCTCGCGCTGGCAGTCGTACCACGGCGGGACGCTCGGCGCGCTGTCGCTCAGCGGCATCATCGGCCGCCGCGAGAAGTTTGCCCCGCTGTTGCTCGACTTCCCGCACATCCCGGAGTGCAACTGCTACCGCTGCCCGTTCAACCTGACGCACCCGTCGTGCGGCATCCGCTGCGCGCACGAGCTCGAAACGGCGATCAAGCGGGCCGGCGCGCGCAACGTCGCGGCGTTCATCGCGGAGCCGATCGTCGGTGCGGCCGCCGGCGCCACGACGCCGCCTGCCGAATACTTCGGCATCATCCGCGAGATCTGCGACCGCTACGGCATCCTGTTCATCGCCGACGAGGTGATCACCGGCTTCGGGCGCACGGGCCGCAACTTCGGCATCGAGCACTGGGGCGTCACGCCCGACATCATCACGTCGGCCAAGGGGCTCAGCGGCGGCTACGCCCCGCTCGGCGCGGTGCTGGCACACGACCGCGTGCGCGACGCGTTCGCGCAGGCGGGCGCCGCCTTCGTGCACGGCTACACTATGTCGTCGAACCCGCTGGCCGCCGCCGTTGGCGTCGCCGTGCTCGACATCATCGAAGGCGAGCGATTGGTCGAGCGTGTCGCTGCCCTCGAGGCCGGCTTCTTCGCGCGCGGGCGCTCGCTGCTCAAGCACCGCACGGTCGGCGAGGTGCGCGGCAAAGGCTTGCTGATGGGCATCGAACTGGTGCGCGACCAGCATACCAAAGAGCCGTTCCCGCCGGGCCAGCGCGCCAACGCGCAGTTGGCCGCCATCGCGCTGCGGTGCGGGTTGGTCATCTACCCCGGCGGCGGCACGGCCGACGGCGTGAACGGCGATCACTTCCTGCTCTGCCCGCCGTTCACGATCAGCACAGTCGAACTTGACGAGTTGTTCGGAAAACTGGACGAGTCGCTGACCGAGTTCGAGCAGTCGCTGTAG